One Acidimicrobiia bacterium genomic window, GTGGTCCTCGAGGACATCCCGGCCGGGCCGAGCACCTCCGGCATGGCCCGCGTCGACCGCGAGGAGTGGCGCGCGGCATCGGCCGACGACCGGCCCATTCCCGCCGGTGCGACCGTCCGCGTCGTGAAAGTCGACGGCACACGGGTGATCGTCGAGCGAGCCGACGACACCCCTGCCGAGGAGAACCCCACCGGGTCGGCGCCACCGGCGTAGCGACCACCTGACCCCCGAAAGGACACCATGGCCGCCGTCATCGTTCTGCTCGTCCTCGCCGCACTGCTGTTCATCGTGGCGGCGTCGGGCGTCCGGATCATCCGGCCCTACCAGCGCGGCCTCAAGGAACGCCTCGGTCGCTACCACTCCACGATGGAGCCGGGGCTGCGGCTGATCATTCCCTTCATCGACAAGCTCGTGAAGGTCGACATGCGCGAGCAGGTCGTCGACGTCCCTCCCCAGGAGGTGATCACCGAGGACAACGTCGTGGTCACCGTCGACGCCGTCATCTACTACGAGGCCACCGACCCGCGGCGTCTCGTCTACAACGTCGCCAACTTCCGCCTCGCCGTCACGAAGCTCGCCCAGACGAACCTGCGCAACGTGGTCGGCGACATGCAGCTCGACGAGGCGCTCACGAGCCGCGACACGATCAACACGCGTCTGCGCGAGATCCTCGACGACGCCACCGACAAGTGGGGCGTGCGCGTGGTCCGCGTCGAGATCCAGCGGATCGAGCCGCCACCCGACGTCGTGGCGGCGATGCACGACCAGATGAAGGCCGAGCGGCAGCGCCGCGCCGTCGTCACCGAGGCCCAGGGGACCCGCGAAGCCGCCATCACGCGGGCCGAGGGTGAGAAGCAGTCGGAGATCCTCGAGGCGGAAGGACGCAAGCAGCGCCAGATCCTCGAGGCCCAGGGTGAGGCGGAGGCCATCGAGCGCGTCGCCGACGCCGAGCGCTACCGGC contains:
- a CDS encoding SPFH domain-containing protein yields the protein MAAVIVLLVLAALLFIVAASGVRIIRPYQRGLKERLGRYHSTMEPGLRLIIPFIDKLVKVDMREQVVDVPPQEVITEDNVVVTVDAVIYYEATDPRRLVYNVANFRLAVTKLAQTNLRNVVGDMQLDEALTSRDTINTRLREILDDATDKWGVRVVRVEIQRIEPPPDVVAAMHDQMKAERQRRAVVTEAQGTREAAITRAEGEKQSEILEAEGRKQRQILEAQGEAEAIERVADAERYRRQTVAQGEADAVRNVYGAIHEGDPTPDLVAIKYLEALQAVADGRATKIFLPAEMQGLFGTVGGLAELLTGNDGDGDDDEPRAPAGPRAAVPPPPPGMPGGPPGE